From a single Oceanobacillus kimchii X50 genomic region:
- a CDS encoding GapA-binding peptide SR1P yields MGTIICQDCQHVIEHFEGEKVTTLYSTCPTCSSKKQQK; encoded by the coding sequence ATGGGTACAATAATATGCCAGGATTGTCAACATGTTATCGAACACTTTGAAGGGGAGAAGGTAACGACCTTGTATAGTACTTGTCCAACCTGTTCTTCAAAAAAACAACAGAAATAA
- a CDS encoding YktB family protein, which yields MNGFTNKDFETFNINGLDERMEAIQTRIQPKFQQIGESLAEDLSKKTNNDLFLHIAKHARRTVNPPNDTWLAIADNKRGYKKHPHFQLGVFDDHVFIWLAFIYELPNKSKIASALIDHFNEIKELPSTFVVSLDHTKKEAIPLTDLNKSHLERFRDVKKAEFLVGKHIKKGDPILANGEELYQMTLDVFDHLLPLYQLAIDSRDA from the coding sequence ATGAACGGCTTTACTAATAAAGACTTTGAAACCTTTAATATTAACGGTCTTGACGAACGTATGGAAGCAATTCAAACAAGGATACAACCAAAGTTTCAACAAATCGGAGAATCGCTTGCTGAAGACTTATCAAAAAAAACGAATAATGATCTGTTCTTACATATTGCAAAGCATGCACGTCGTACAGTAAATCCACCAAATGATACTTGGCTTGCAATAGCTGATAATAAGCGTGGATACAAAAAACACCCTCATTTTCAATTAGGTGTATTTGATGATCATGTATTTATTTGGTTAGCATTTATATATGAATTACCGAACAAATCTAAAATAGCTAGTGCTTTAATTGATCATTTTAATGAAATAAAGGAACTTCCGTCAACTTTTGTCGTTTCCCTCGATCACACAAAAAAAGAAGCTATACCGTTAACTGATTTAAACAAAAGTCACCTCGAGCGATTTCGAGATGTAAAAAAGGCAGAGTTTCTAGTTGGCAAACACATTAAAAAAGGAGATCCTATCCTTGCCAACGGAGAAGAACTATATCAAATGACCTTGGATGTATTCGATCATCTATTACCATTATATCAATTAGCAATAGATTCTAGAGATGCATAA
- a CDS encoding polysaccharide deacetylase family protein, which yields MKVSRFNTYLYMTLFFCMVLIACSNDSDSVGKEKPSEENETNESANAQDKEQPENNDKDQTEEEKEEELEEQEPEYYISEETATVLPLDNANENIVLLTIDDVPDANAVEMAHTLKDLGVGAIFFVNGHFINDDEGAEKLKEIHDMGFLIGNHTNTHPVLPELTKEEQTEEIVSVNNRVEEIIGERPKFFRAPHGMNSDHSKNVAKEENMAIMNWTYGYDYFDAYTEPKALTEAMITGKGPEAGVDYSLLKPGANLLMHDRDWTNKALKDIVEGLQNQGYEIVDPHLIETS from the coding sequence ATGAAAGTATCACGCTTTAATACTTATCTATACATGACATTGTTTTTTTGTATGGTATTGATAGCATGTAGTAATGATTCGGATTCTGTCGGAAAAGAAAAACCTAGTGAAGAAAATGAAACGAATGAAAGTGCCAATGCACAAGACAAGGAACAACCTGAGAATAATGATAAGGATCAAACGGAAGAAGAGAAAGAAGAAGAATTAGAGGAGCAAGAACCGGAATATTACATATCTGAAGAAACCGCAACAGTGTTACCACTGGATAATGCAAATGAAAATATAGTCCTTCTCACGATTGATGATGTTCCTGATGCAAATGCGGTAGAGATGGCACACACTTTAAAAGACTTAGGAGTAGGAGCTATTTTTTTTGTGAATGGGCATTTTATCAATGATGATGAGGGTGCAGAAAAACTAAAAGAAATTCATGACATGGGATTTTTAATTGGAAATCATACAAATACTCACCCAGTGCTTCCAGAGCTAACAAAAGAGGAACAAACTGAGGAGATTGTTTCTGTAAATAATCGTGTAGAAGAGATAATTGGAGAACGTCCAAAATTCTTTAGAGCTCCACATGGTATGAATTCAGACCATTCAAAGAATGTTGCCAAAGAAGAGAATATGGCTATAATGAATTGGACGTATGGTTATGATTATTTTGACGCTTATACGGAACCTAAAGCATTAACTGAAGCGATGATAACCGGTAAAGGACCTGAGGCAGGCGTGGATTATTCGTTACTAAAACCTGGAGCAAATTTGCTAATGCATGATCGTGATTGGACGAATAAGGCATTGAAGGATATAGTGGAAGGGTTACAAAATCAAGGATATGAAATAGTGGATCCACATTTAATAGAAACTTCATAA
- a CDS encoding DUF5325 family protein, with the protein MKNINLPMLLLAFLVVLMFILVGLSIAFRNIWFILLFILIGFGIFGIVMARKKGKQ; encoded by the coding sequence ATGAAAAATATAAACTTACCAATGTTATTACTTGCGTTCTTAGTTGTCTTAATGTTTATTTTAGTCGGTTTATCAATTGCTTTTCGAAATATATGGTTCATTCTATTATTTATACTTATTGGCTTCGGCATCTTCGGCATCGTCATGGCAAGAAAAAAAGGGAAACAGTGA
- a CDS encoding UPF0223 family protein, protein MSYQYPMDETWSTEEIIDVVNFFSLIEKAYEKQVDREEVLALYRRFKQIVPSKSEEKKLFSQFQEASGYSSYHVVKQARETNGSSIRM, encoded by the coding sequence ATGAGTTATCAATACCCAATGGACGAAACATGGTCAACGGAAGAAATTATTGATGTAGTAAACTTTTTTTCTTTAATTGAAAAAGCATATGAAAAACAAGTGGATCGAGAAGAAGTATTAGCTTTGTACAGAAGATTTAAACAAATAGTACCTTCTAAAAGTGAGGAGAAAAAATTATTCTCTCAATTTCAAGAGGCATCAGGGTATTCAAGCTACCACGTGGTTAAGCAAGCGAGAGAAACAAATGGATCCAGTATACGTATGTAA
- a CDS encoding inositol monophosphatase family protein, which produces MDLRHRDTIYQNAKAWVYEAGKIIKEQMNNPLNIETKSDANDLVTILDKQTEKYFVEKIKDKYPDHQIIGEEGYGDQPKELDGTIWVIDPIDGTMNFVHQKKFFAISVGILHNGVGEIGLIYDVMNDTLYHVKRGEGAFRDNQQLANLSKDKQLSESIIGMNYFWLCENRLVDYRVMQDFIRTIRGARTYGSAALELAFIAEGTLDGYLSMRLSPWDVAAGIILLQEVGGVVSDVDGNKWDPLNKSSIVASNAALHKTILEIIKKGRK; this is translated from the coding sequence ATGGACTTACGTCACAGAGATACAATATACCAAAATGCTAAAGCATGGGTGTATGAAGCGGGAAAGATAATAAAAGAGCAGATGAATAACCCACTTAATATCGAAACAAAATCAGACGCGAATGATTTAGTTACAATTTTGGATAAACAAACAGAAAAATATTTTGTAGAAAAGATTAAGGATAAATATCCTGATCATCAAATAATTGGTGAAGAAGGTTACGGTGATCAACCAAAAGAATTGGATGGAACGATCTGGGTAATTGATCCAATTGATGGAACAATGAATTTTGTTCATCAAAAAAAATTCTTTGCAATATCAGTTGGTATTTTACATAATGGTGTTGGTGAAATTGGACTGATTTATGATGTGATGAATGATACATTGTATCATGTGAAAAGGGGAGAAGGAGCTTTTAGAGATAACCAACAACTAGCCAATCTATCAAAGGATAAGCAATTAAGTGAATCTATTATAGGTATGAATTATTTTTGGTTATGTGAAAACCGTCTTGTTGATTATCGAGTAATGCAAGATTTTATTCGAACAATTCGTGGAGCAAGAACTTACGGTTCAGCTGCATTAGAATTAGCATTTATAGCTGAAGGAACGCTGGATGGATATTTATCAATGAGGTTATCACCTTGGGATGTTGCGGCTGGAATTATCTTGTTGCAAGAAGTAGGTGGTGTTGTTAGTGATGTTGACGGAAATAAATGGGATCCATTAAATAAATCATCTATCGTGGCAAGCAATGCAGCCCTGCATAAAACAATTTTAGAGATAATTAAAAAAGGGAGAAAGTGA